A stretch of DNA from Micromonospora sp. NBC_01813:
AGCACCACCAGGGTCAACGGCGGTCCGGGCAGCCGGGCACCGTAGAGCCCGTCGCCGCGCGGCGGCGGAGCCTCCGCGAGTGGAATGATCCGGCGGGCCTGCCTGGCCTGGCCGTAGAGAGTGCCGGCGGTGGCCACCGCCACCGCCGCGGCGTTGGCGGCACCGAACGCGACCAGCCTGGCCACCCGCGTCGCCACTGTCCGACCGGCTGGGCGTGTCCCCGCGTCAACCGTGCTCATCGCGCCCCCCGACTGCGCTCCGGTGCTGCCGTCGTGCTGCGTCCTTCGAGATTATCTCGGTTCGCCGGGCGGGACCCGACCCGATTCGGGCCGGATGCTCGTGCGGCGGTATTTGCCTACGGGGGGCATCATTGGACGCGAGGGTCGTGGCGGGTGACGAGGAGGTGGCCGATGGCCAGAACACTCAAGCGGGCGGCGGCGTTCGCGGCGCTGGGCCGGGCGTTGACCGCTGGCTCCCGTGGCGGACCGTCGCTGGGTCGGCGGGTGGCGGCACTGCCCCGGATGATCAGGGCGACGGCACGAGGCCAGTACGACGGTGGCATGCGGCTGGCGTTGATGACGGCCGCCGTGGCGTACGTCGCCTCCCCGTTCGACCTGGTGCCGGAGGCGCTGCTGATCCTGCTCGGCCTGGTCGACGACGCGCTCGTGGTGACCTGGCTGGCTGGCAGTGTGCTGGCCGAGACCGAGCGGTTCCTCGCGTGGGAAGCGAGTCGTGAGTCAGTGGTTCCCGGTCAGGTCATCGGCTGACCGACGGGGCGGCGAGCCGGGTCGGGCCGTCGGCTGACAGAGACAGACTGACGACCCCCGGCCGCGTAGGCTGATCGCGACATACTCCACCGCCGGCAGCGGGCTGTTGTCGGCCGACGACCTCGACCCCGACGATTGGCGCGTCGCCGGCGCCAGCAGAAGGGCACAACGAGGTGCGTTACCACGACAACGTCGTTGATCTCATCGGCAACACCCCGCTGGTACGCCTGCGTAACGTCACCGCCGGGATCTCCGCGACGGTGTTGGCCAAAGTCGAGTACTTCAACCCGGGCGGTTCGGTGAAGGACCGGATCGCGCTGCGGATGGTCGAGGCTGCCGAGCAGGCCGGTCTGCTCCGACCGGGCGGCACGATCGTAGAGCCGACCAGTGGAAACACCGGGGTCGGCCTGGCGCTGGTCGCGCAGCTCAGGGGCTATTCCTGTGTCTTCGTCTGCCCGGACAAGGTCAGCGAGGACAAGCAGAACGTGCTGCGGGCGTACGGAGCCGAGGTGGTCGTCTGCCCGACCTCGGTCGCACCGGAGGATCCCCGCTCGTACTACCAGGTCTCCGACCGGTTGGCGGCGGAGATCCCCGGGGCGTGGAAGCCGGACCAGTACGCGAATCCGGCCAATCCGCAGTCGCACTACGAGGCCACCGGGCCGGAGCTGTGGGAACAGACCGGGGGCCGGATCACCCACTTCGTGGCCGGGGTCGGCACCGGCGGGACCATCTCGGGGGTGGGTCGGTATCTCAAGGAGGCTTCCGGCGGGACGGTGCGGGTGATCGGTGCCGACCCGGAAGGCTCGGTCTACTCCGGCGGATCCGGTCGCCCGTACCTGGTCGAGGGGGTGGGCGAGGATTTCTGGCCGCAGACCTACGACCGGTCGATCTGCGATGAGATCGTGGAGGTCTCCGACCAGGAGTCGTTCGCGTTGACCCGTCGACTGGCCCGGGAGGAAGGCCTGCTCGTCGGCGGCTCGTGTGGCATGGCGGTCGCGGCGGCGTTGCGGGTTGCCCGCCGGGCCGGTCCGGACGACGTCGTGGTGGTGCTGCTGCCGGACGGCGGCCGCGGCTACCTGTCGAAGATCTTCAACGACGAGTGGATGGCGCGGTACGGGTTCCTGGACACCAACGGCGCCGAGCCGACGGTCGGTGACGTGCTGGCGGCCAAGCCAGGTGGCCTGCCGGAGCTGGTGCACGTGCACCCGACGGAGACGATCCGGGACGCGGTCGACTACATGCGCGAGTACGGCATCTCCCAGCTGCCGGTGCTCAAGGCCGAACCGCCGGTGGTGACCGGCGAGGTGGCCGGCTCCATCGCCGAGCGGGATCTGCTCGACGCGTTGTTCAGCGGCAAGGCGCAGCTGTACGACACGATCGAGCGGCACATGGCGGAGCCGTTGCCGATGGTGGGGGGCGGTCAGCCGGTACGCGAGGCGGTGGCGCTGCTGGCCGCGACGGACGCGGCGCTGGTGTTGGTCGACGGTAAACCGCGGGGTGTGATCACCCGGCAGGACCTGCTGGCCCATTTGGGAAAGAGCGGCGCATAGTCGCACAGTGTGTCCGGTCGACTGCGGCTGGCTGGGGTTGACTACAGCTATGGAAGTTCCGTCCCGGCACTGTCCGCTGCCGGGGCGGACGACCATGA
This window harbors:
- a CDS encoding YkvA family protein — encoded protein: MARTLKRAAAFAALGRALTAGSRGGPSLGRRVAALPRMIRATARGQYDGGMRLALMTAAVAYVASPFDLVPEALLILLGLVDDALVVTWLAGSVLAETERFLAWEASRESVVPGQVIG
- a CDS encoding cystathionine beta-synthase — protein: MRYHDNVVDLIGNTPLVRLRNVTAGISATVLAKVEYFNPGGSVKDRIALRMVEAAEQAGLLRPGGTIVEPTSGNTGVGLALVAQLRGYSCVFVCPDKVSEDKQNVLRAYGAEVVVCPTSVAPEDPRSYYQVSDRLAAEIPGAWKPDQYANPANPQSHYEATGPELWEQTGGRITHFVAGVGTGGTISGVGRYLKEASGGTVRVIGADPEGSVYSGGSGRPYLVEGVGEDFWPQTYDRSICDEIVEVSDQESFALTRRLAREEGLLVGGSCGMAVAAALRVARRAGPDDVVVVLLPDGGRGYLSKIFNDEWMARYGFLDTNGAEPTVGDVLAAKPGGLPELVHVHPTETIRDAVDYMREYGISQLPVLKAEPPVVTGEVAGSIAERDLLDALFSGKAQLYDTIERHMAEPLPMVGGGQPVREAVALLAATDAALVLVDGKPRGVITRQDLLAHLGKSGA